A region from the Hypanus sabinus isolate sHypSab1 unplaced genomic scaffold, sHypSab1.hap1 scaffold_521, whole genome shotgun sequence genome encodes:
- the LOC132389273 gene encoding uncharacterized PE-PGRS family protein PE_PGRS54-like isoform X1 encodes MLFRVWGGVVQGCGGDVVQGCGGDVQGCGGRHCSGVCWGDVVRGVGGDVVRGVGGDVVQGVLGRRCSGCVGETLYSVWGETLLRVWGGSGCSGCGGSGCSGCGGRGCSGVWGEMLFRVWGSGCSGCGGEMLFRVWGGDVVQGCGGRHCSGVWGETLFSVCGGVVVQGVWGGVVVQGVGGVVVQGVGGVVVQGVVGDVVQGVGGDVVQGVWWRRCSGVCGGDVVQGCVGETLFSVWGETLFRGVGEMLRGVGEMLFRVWGETLFRVWGELFRGVGETLFGGVWGRGSGVWGETLFRVCGGDVVQGVGGDVVQGVGGVVQGCGGDVVWGCVGERFRGVGGDVVQGCGGEVVQGVWVRCCSVCVGEMLRGVGEMLFRVWGSGC; translated from the coding sequence atgttgttcagggtgtgggggggagttgttcaggggtgtgggggagatgttgttcaggggtgtgggggagatgttcaagggtgtggggggagacatTGTTCCGGGGTGTGTTGGGGAGACGTTGTtcggggtgtggggggagacgttgttcggggtgtggggggagatgttgttcagggtgtgttggggagacgttgttcagggtgtgtgggggagacgttgtacagtgtgtggggggagacgttgctcagggtgtggggggggagtggttgttcagggtgtggggggagtggttgttcagggtgtggggggagaggttgttcaggggtgtggggggagatgttgttcagggtgtgggggagtggttgttcagggtgtgggggggagatgttgttcagggtgtgggggggagacgttgttcaggggtgtggggggagacattgttcaggggtgtggggggagacattgttcagtgtgtgtgggggagtggttgttcagggtgtgtgggggggagtggttgttcagggtgtggggggagtggttgttcagggtgtggggggagttgttgttcagggtgtggtgggagacgttgttcagggtgtggggggagacgttgttcagggtgtgtggtggagacgttgttcaggggtgtgtgggggagatgttgttcaggggtgtgtgggggagacgttgttcagtgtgtggggggagacgttgttcaggggtgtgggggagatgttgaggggtgtgggggagatgttgttcagggtgtggggggagacgttgttcagggtgtggggggagttgttcaggggtgtgggggagacgttgtttgggggtgtgtgggggagaggttcaggggtgtggggggagacattgttcagggtgtgtgggggagatgttgttcagggtgtggggggagacgttgttcagggtgtggggggagttgttcaggggtgtgggggagacgttgtttgggggtgtgtgggggagaggttcaggggtgtggggggagacgttgttcaggggtgtgggggagaggttgttcagggagtgtgggtgagatgttgttcagtgtgtgtgggggagatgttgaGGGGTGTGGGCgagatgttgttcagggtgtgggggagtggttgTTAA
- the LOC132389272 gene encoding uncharacterized protein LOC132389272 isoform X3, with protein sequence MWGGNVIQGCGVDVVQGVGGVVVQGVWGCCCSGCGWEMLFRVWGGVVQGCGGDVVQGCGGDVQGCGGRHCSGVCWGDVVRGVGGDVVRGVGGDVVQGVLGRRCSGCVGETLYSVWGETLLRVWGGVVVQGVGGMVVQGVGGRGCSGVWGEMLFRVWGEWLFRVWGGDVVQGFVGETLFSVWGETLFRGVGGDVVWGCVGERFRGVWGDIVQGCGGDVVQGVWGRCCSGCGRELFRGVWEMLFRVCGGDVVQDVGGSCCSGCGGELLFRVWGRRCSGVWGETLFRGVGERLFRECGGDVVQCVWGRC encoded by the coding sequence aTGTGGGGGGGAAACGTTATTCAGGGGTGTGGGGTagacgttgttcagggtgtggggggagtggttgTTCAAGGTGTGTGGGGGTgttgttgttcagggtgtgggtgggagatgttgttcagggtgtgggggggagttgttcaggggtgtgggggagatgttgttcaggggtgtgggggagatgttcaagggtgtggggggagacatTGTTCCGGGGTGTGTTGGGGAGACGTTGTtcggggtgtggggggagacgttgttcggggtgtggggggagatgttgttcagggtgtgttggggagacgttgttcagggtgtgtgggggagacgttgtacagtgtgtggggggagacgttgctcagggtgtgggggggagtggttgttcagggtgtggggggaatggttgttcagggtgtgggggggagaggttgttcaggggtgtggggggagatgttgttcagggtatggggggagtggttgttcagggtgtgggggggagatgttgttcaggggtttgtgggggagacgttgttcagtgtgtggggggagacgttgttcaggggtgtggggggagacgttgtttgggggtgtgtgggggagaggttcaggggtgtgtggggagacattgttcaggggtgtgggggagatgttgttcagggtgtgtgggggagatgttgttcagggtgtgggagggagttgttcaggggtgtgtgggagatgttgttcagggtgtgtgggggagatgttgttcaggatGTGGGGGGGAgttgttgttcagggtgtgggggggagttgttgttcagggtgtgggggagacgttgttcaggggtgtggggggagacgttgttcaggggtgtgggggagaggttgttcagggagtgtgggggagatgttgttcagtgtgtgtgggggagatgttga
- the LOC132389273 gene encoding keratin-associated protein 5-1-like isoform X2, which produces MLFRVCGGDVVQDVGGSCCLGCGGDVVQGCGGRHCLGVCGGEVQGCGGTHCSGVWGRCCSVCVGEMLFRVWEGVVQGCGGDVVQDVGGCCCSGCGGELFRGVGEMLFRGVGEMFKGVGGDIVPGCVGETLFGVWGETLFGVWGEMLFRVCWGDVVQGVWGRRCTVCGGRRCSGCGGGVVVQGVGGVVVQGVGGEVVQGCGGRCCSGCGGVVVQGVGGRCCSGCGGETLFRGVGGDIVQGCGGRHCSVCVGEWLFRVCGGEWLFRVWGEWLFRVWGELLFRVWWETLFRVWGETLFRVCGGDVVQGCVGEMLFRGVWGRRCSVCGGRRCSGVWGRC; this is translated from the exons atgttgttcagggtgtgtgggggagatgttgttcaggatGTGGGGGGGAGTTGTTGTTTAGGGtgtgggggagacgttgttcaggggtgtggggggagacattgtttgggggtgtgtgggggagaggttcaggggtgtggggggacacattgttcaggggtgtgggggagatgttgttcagtgtgtgtgggggagatgttgttcagggtgtgggagggagttgttcaggggtgtgggggagatgttgttcaggatGTGGGGGGGTGTTGTtgttcag ggtgtgggggggagttgttcaggggtgtgggggagatgttgttcaggggtgtgggggagatgttcaagggtgtggggggagacatTGTTCCGGGGTGTGTTGGGGAGACGTTGTtcggggtgtggggggagacgttgttcggggtgtggggggagatgttgttcagggtgtgttggggagacgttgttcagggtgtgtgggggagacgttgtacagtgtgtggggggagacgttgctcagggtgtggggggggagtggttgttcagggtgtggggggagtggttgttcagggtgtggggggagaggttgttcaggggtgtggggggagatgttgttcagggtgtgggggagtggttgttcagggtgtgggggggagatgttgttcagggtgtgggggggagacgttgttcaggggtgtggggggagacattgttcaggggtgtggggggagacattgttcagtgtgtgtgggggagtggttgttcagggtgtgtgggggggagtggttgttcagggtgtggggggagtggttgttcagggtgtggggggagttgttgttcagggtgtggtgggagacgttgttcagggtgtggggggagacgttgttcagggtgtgtggtggagacgttgttcaggggtgtgtgggggagatgttgttcaggggtgtgtgggggagacgttgttcagtgtgtggggggagacgttgttcaggggtgtgggggagatgttga